The Pricia mediterranea genome includes a window with the following:
- a CDS encoding helix-turn-helix domain-containing protein: MSNPILYGFTKKDLEYTIELVVKRLRKTELISNTVLDTQEDRLTQKEAAKFLGKTEQCLIQWRKKKLIPFYKIAGSVFYSKKELLDCARKNPKLVTPVRK, encoded by the coding sequence ATGTCGAATCCTATTCTATATGGTTTTACCAAGAAAGACTTGGAATATACCATCGAGTTAGTTGTAAAGCGACTTCGAAAAACAGAGCTGATAAGCAACACGGTTCTTGATACCCAAGAAGACCGTCTTACCCAAAAAGAAGCAGCAAAATTTCTTGGAAAAACCGAGCAATGTCTTATCCAGTGGAGAAAGAAGAAGCTGATTCCCTTTTATAAAATCGCAGGCTCTGTCTTTTATTCCAAAAAAGAACTTCTTGACTGTGCAAGAAAAAATCCAAAACTAGTAACGCCGGTTAGAAAATAA
- the mbpA gene encoding mobilization protein MbpA, which yields MKRTYIKFRCSIYEKKLLKKRAARAGISLSEYCRSSAFGNSVIERLTKEQLECYKTLVKYKNNFTSIGNMFKKRNPRLAQEVADLAEVIRTHLYTFKK from the coding sequence ATGAAAAGGACCTACATCAAGTTCCGATGCTCCATCTATGAAAAGAAGCTGCTCAAAAAAAGGGCGGCACGGGCAGGTATTTCCCTTTCCGAATACTGCCGCAGTTCCGCCTTCGGAAATTCCGTCATCGAACGGCTGACCAAAGAACAATTGGAATGTTATAAGACCTTGGTCAAGTACAAGAACAACTTTACGAGCATCGGCAATATGTTCAAAAAGCGGAACCCGAGACTGGCCCAAGAAGTCGCGGATTTGGCAGAGGTAATAAGGACACACCTGTACACCTTCAAAAAATAA
- a CDS encoding primase-helicase family protein encodes MKDTPYLRVGTAYYKLVHAPTIAGHFNEILVHWNIETIRRDHGKDYLAKVPKYDGFTCIPNHIDYRQVYKGFYNTYSPLTAEPMQGNIDTSLTMVRHIFGTHYELGLDYLQLLYTRPVQVLPILCLVSKERNTGKTTFLQWLRAIFENNMTYLTNDSFASQFNADWANRLLICIEEVLFNKEELTERIKYLSTTNINKLEAKGRDKREVEFFGKFILCSNNEHNFIKIDGNETRFWVLKVPTIEKEHTDFLAMLKAEIPAFLYFLKDRKISTRHRTRMWFTHQEIRTPALKKLVRNNRNRVEKELATILLGAMEHFDIEQIHLCPWDALQLLNRTRIRTDMTQLRRLLKKEWKLDNRDNSLSYRKLVIWQDGSMQLLDGKGRYFTVEKSFLLENFDETMPD; translated from the coding sequence ATGAAAGACACTCCCTATCTCCGTGTGGGCACCGCCTATTATAAACTGGTGCACGCACCCACCATCGCCGGACATTTCAACGAGATACTGGTGCACTGGAACATCGAGACCATCCGCCGGGACCATGGCAAGGACTACCTAGCCAAGGTGCCGAAGTACGACGGCTTTACCTGTATCCCGAACCATATCGATTACAGGCAGGTGTACAAAGGTTTCTACAACACCTATTCCCCATTGACGGCAGAACCAATGCAAGGAAATATCGATACCTCGCTCACCATGGTCCGGCATATTTTCGGCACCCATTACGAGCTTGGGCTGGACTATCTGCAACTGCTCTATACCAGACCGGTGCAGGTACTGCCCATCCTGTGCCTCGTATCCAAGGAACGGAACACCGGTAAGACCACCTTCCTCCAATGGCTAAGGGCCATCTTCGAGAACAACATGACCTATCTGACCAACGACAGCTTCGCCAGCCAGTTCAATGCGGACTGGGCGAACAGGTTGCTGATCTGTATCGAGGAGGTACTGTTCAATAAGGAAGAGCTGACCGAGCGGATCAAATACCTGAGTACGACCAACATCAACAAACTGGAGGCCAAGGGCAGGGACAAGAGGGAAGTGGAATTTTTTGGCAAGTTCATCCTTTGCAGCAACAACGAGCATAATTTTATCAAGATCGACGGCAACGAGACCCGCTTCTGGGTACTGAAGGTCCCGACCATAGAAAAGGAACATACCGATTTCCTGGCCATGCTGAAGGCGGAAATACCGGCGTTCCTATATTTTCTCAAGGACCGTAAGATCTCCACGCGACACAGGACCAGGATGTGGTTCACCCATCAAGAGATAAGGACCCCCGCACTCAAAAAACTGGTACGCAACAACCGGAACCGTGTGGAAAAGGAACTCGCCACAATACTTCTGGGCGCAATGGAACATTTCGATATCGAGCAGATACACCTTTGCCCCTGGGACGCATTGCAGCTGCTCAACAGGACACGGATAAGGACGGATATGACACAGCTCAGGAGGCTGCTGAAAAAGGAGTGGAAACTGGACAACAGGGACAATTCGCTGAGCTACCGAAAACTGGTGATCTGGCAGGACGGCTCCATGCAGCTATTGGATGGCAAGGGACGCTATTTTACCGTGGAAAAGTCGTTTCTGCTCGAGAATTTTGACGAAACGATGCCGGATTGA
- a CDS encoding relaxase/mobilization nuclease domain-containing protein, whose amino-acid sequence MIGKGKSIAHTGASVDYAWNQEKDAEIVYSQHLAGNDAKQITEEFKIIQEQNTRCQKNTLSFVLSPTREDGRNLTKEKLNELTQRFIKEMQLKERQAIAFVHRDKAHTHVHLYVNRIGFDGKAYNDSFIGKRSQLAAENVAKEMGLTTAREVQLEKERDSIHVRLEIKNIHQRVMENQRPKTLDGYMKAMKELNVEVIPSINRANRLQGFRFEYRGHNFKASEVHRSMSGGKIMGQLSQNKGMGKQMEVGKSVKLLGKTVEMSTNLATSIAKNIIKKTIKRALDTGIGY is encoded by the coding sequence ATGATAGGAAAGGGAAAATCCATAGCGCACACAGGGGCATCCGTGGACTACGCCTGGAACCAGGAAAAGGATGCCGAAATAGTCTATAGCCAACATCTGGCGGGCAACGATGCCAAACAGATTACCGAGGAGTTCAAGATTATCCAGGAACAAAATACCCGTTGCCAAAAGAACACCCTGAGCTTCGTACTCAGCCCCACACGGGAAGATGGCAGGAACCTGACTAAGGAGAAACTAAACGAACTGACCCAAAGGTTCATCAAGGAAATGCAGCTGAAGGAAAGGCAGGCCATCGCCTTTGTTCATAGGGACAAGGCCCATACCCACGTCCACCTTTATGTGAACCGGATAGGCTTTGACGGAAAGGCCTACAACGACAGTTTTATAGGGAAGCGGAGCCAACTGGCCGCCGAAAACGTGGCCAAGGAAATGGGACTGACCACGGCCAGGGAGGTACAACTGGAAAAGGAACGGGATTCCATACATGTACGCCTCGAAATAAAGAACATTCACCAGAGGGTGATGGAGAACCAAAGGCCAAAAACCCTCGACGGTTATATGAAGGCAATGAAAGAACTAAATGTGGAGGTCATCCCAAGCATCAACCGGGCGAACAGATTACAGGGATTCCGGTTCGAATACCGGGGCCACAATTTCAAGGCCAGCGAAGTGCACCGTTCCATGTCCGGAGGAAAAATAATGGGGCAACTTTCGCAGAATAAAGGAATGGGAAAACAAATGGAAGTGGGCAAATCGGTTAAGCTGTTGGGAAAAACTGTGGAAATGAGTACCAACCTTGCTACGAGTATAGCTAAAAACATAATCAAAAAAACAATCAAAAGAGCCTTGGATACGGGAATCGGATATTAA
- a CDS encoding toprim domain-containing protein: MKRKRTKGLSCERAQAFPIERALAKLGHFPTTSTGKEAWYLSPFRPEVQASFKVSKMLNRWYDHGAGKGGNVIDLVCQLNECPVSEALRLIAQEQTSFSFHRRPVFEKEEGNEHKIAVTEIGPITHPALIGYLKSRNIDIRRASKYCKEVHYKFRDKSYFAIGLKNDSGGWELRNKYMKNSSSPKDITHIKNGNIKLIVTEGMFDLLSILESYEKLESEHDFLVLNSTAFVQKAMRIIDGYSGIELYLDNDRNGKQTTHKLIRHSKDCKDRSTLYKDFKDMNERLMGSTEELIGQGIQDVFLLPQKRSCFSPDGRKVKRK, from the coding sequence ATGAAAAGAAAAAGAACAAAAGGACTATCGTGTGAAAGAGCCCAAGCTTTTCCCATCGAAAGGGCGCTGGCAAAACTCGGGCACTTTCCTACCACTTCAACGGGGAAAGAAGCTTGGTACCTCAGTCCGTTCCGGCCCGAGGTCCAAGCCTCTTTCAAGGTGTCCAAGATGCTAAATAGATGGTACGACCACGGGGCGGGAAAAGGCGGGAACGTCATCGATCTGGTATGCCAATTAAACGAATGCCCGGTAAGCGAGGCGTTAAGATTGATAGCCCAGGAGCAAACCTCTTTTTCTTTTCACCGGCGCCCGGTTTTTGAAAAGGAAGAAGGGAACGAACATAAAATAGCCGTCACCGAAATCGGACCAATCACCCACCCCGCATTAATAGGTTATCTGAAATCAAGGAATATTGATATAAGGAGAGCATCAAAATACTGCAAGGAGGTTCATTATAAATTCAGGGACAAAAGCTATTTCGCTATCGGACTGAAGAACGATTCGGGAGGATGGGAACTACGCAACAAATACATGAAGAATTCGAGTTCGCCGAAGGACATAACCCATATAAAAAACGGCAATATCAAACTCATTGTAACGGAAGGGATGTTCGACCTATTATCAATTCTGGAATCTTATGAAAAATTAGAATCCGAACATGATTTCTTGGTATTGAACTCCACGGCATTCGTTCAGAAAGCGATGAGGATTATTGATGGTTATTCCGGTATCGAACTCTATCTAGATAACGATAGAAATGGAAAGCAGACGACCCACAAATTGATAAGGCATTCCAAGGACTGTAAGGACAGATCAACGCTCTACAAAGATTTTAAGGATATGAACGAACGGCTCATGGGCAGTACAGAAGAATTAATCGGGCAGGGAATTCAAGATGTGTTTTTGTTGCCACAAAAACGATCTTGCTTTTCTCCCGATGGTCGCAAAGTAAAAAGGAAATGA
- a CDS encoding response regulator, translating to MEQRIILVDDDRDDRELFADAFASLRLQAELLLFQNGRELFEQIDRIDRSVLTFMFLDLNMPVISGMEVLKHIRQRSEWDKVFITIYSTSYSEADIESAYHNGAHGYLSKPSSFGKLTSLIAKTLTIATSGKMKPLPKDRFVLNRE from the coding sequence ATGGAACAGAGAATAATTTTGGTGGACGACGATCGCGATGATCGTGAACTTTTCGCAGATGCCTTTGCTAGCTTACGACTTCAAGCAGAACTTTTGCTCTTTCAAAATGGCAGAGAATTGTTCGAGCAAATCGATAGGATAGATCGCTCAGTACTCACCTTTATGTTCTTGGATCTGAATATGCCCGTAATATCCGGGATGGAGGTATTAAAGCATATTCGTCAAAGGTCAGAGTGGGACAAGGTCTTCATTACAATTTATTCTACATCCTACTCCGAAGCAGATATAGAAAGTGCATATCATAACGGCGCTCATGGATATTTATCAAAACCCTCCAGTTTTGGAAAACTGACCTCCTTAATTGCGAAAACCTTAACGATAGCTACTTCCGGCAAGATGAAACCTCTTCCAAAGGATAGGTTCGTTTTGAATAGGGAATAG
- a CDS encoding site-specific integrase, producing MQTTYILRKDKVNRDGTMPIRAVITFQGARIRKNIKSVKTKERHWKNQRIKPNTKSEAYNNHIEYNQILDEFQEKVNAIFRFIHLRNIKPSEDFILNKLGDKHFGQNSLAPKFFDCFDEFIETSKSTKALGTIKKYVTVKNFLKDFQDSTGFSVRFDTIDIDFYEKFRDYSFLKRNTLNNYFGKLIAIIKTFMNWSLEREYHENLTYKRFKKPQDDIEVIYLTIDELMKLYKHPFKSKRLEHVRDFYCLGCFTGLRFSDINRLRPSNVFDSFLKVNIVKTRSIDQKIPLNKYSKSILDKYVDTIYEPIPTLSSQKFNEYIKECCEAVGINTPTTITRYIGQKRIDKTYPKYQLITSHTARKTFVTNSLVLGMKAMVVRNITGHKDEASFRRYVDIAEDFKRKEMDNTWDKMSTTA from the coding sequence ATGCAGACTACCTATATTTTGAGAAAAGACAAGGTAAACAGAGACGGAACTATGCCGATTAGGGCGGTAATTACTTTCCAGGGGGCAAGAATTAGAAAAAATATCAAATCCGTTAAAACCAAAGAAAGACATTGGAAGAATCAGCGCATCAAACCCAACACAAAGTCAGAAGCATATAATAACCATATTGAGTACAATCAAATACTGGATGAATTCCAGGAAAAAGTAAATGCCATTTTCCGATTTATCCACTTGCGCAACATTAAACCATCGGAGGACTTTATTTTGAACAAGCTGGGTGACAAGCATTTTGGTCAAAATAGTTTGGCACCTAAATTTTTTGATTGTTTCGATGAATTTATTGAAACCAGTAAGTCCACCAAGGCTTTAGGCACTATAAAGAAATACGTTACGGTCAAGAACTTTTTGAAAGATTTTCAGGACAGTACCGGCTTTTCAGTTCGATTCGACACCATAGATATTGACTTCTACGAAAAGTTCCGGGACTATTCTTTTCTAAAACGAAATACCTTGAACAACTACTTCGGGAAGCTCATAGCCATCATCAAAACTTTTATGAACTGGTCCCTGGAGAGGGAGTATCATGAGAACCTTACGTACAAAAGATTCAAAAAGCCACAAGATGATATTGAGGTTATTTATCTAACGATTGACGAGCTGATGAAGCTTTACAAACATCCGTTTAAATCAAAGAGATTGGAACATGTACGCGACTTCTATTGCCTTGGCTGTTTTACTGGTCTCCGATTCAGTGATATAAACAGGCTGAGGCCTTCAAATGTTTTTGATTCCTTTTTAAAGGTAAATATCGTAAAGACCCGGTCTATTGATCAAAAAATACCATTGAACAAATATTCCAAAAGTATATTAGATAAATACGTGGATACAATTTATGAGCCTATCCCAACGCTCTCCTCCCAAAAATTCAATGAATATATTAAGGAATGCTGTGAGGCGGTAGGAATAAATACACCGACCACTATCACCCGGTATATAGGTCAAAAAAGAATCGATAAGACCTATCCCAAATACCAATTAATTACAAGTCATACCGCTCGTAAAACTTTTGTGACCAATAGCTTGGTGCTTGGTATGAAGGCAATGGTAGTAAGGAACATTACCGGCCATAAGGACGAGGCCTCATTTAGACGATATGTTGATATCGCGGAAGATTTTAAAAGAAAGGAAATGGATAATACCTGGGATAAAATGAGCACGACGGCTTGA
- a CDS encoding response regulator, producing the protein MSKDSIRIFLVDDDEDDRDLFKDAINEIPLKTRINTFTSGIELISLLEHENHNWPQLIFLDLNMPIMGGEECLQRLRSIPKLDSMPIIVYSTIVVDSLADRLSEIGANMYLQKPSSFPQLKSLLEQCITSVLQTKGEGKYPDQFIVREDR; encoded by the coding sequence ATGTCGAAAGATTCTATCCGCATTTTTTTGGTCGATGATGATGAGGATGACCGCGATCTTTTTAAAGATGCTATCAACGAAATACCGCTCAAAACAAGAATAAATACTTTCACTAGCGGCATCGAATTAATTTCCCTCCTCGAGCATGAAAACCACAATTGGCCGCAATTAATATTTTTAGATTTAAATATGCCGATAATGGGAGGAGAGGAATGTCTGCAAAGACTTCGGAGCATTCCCAAACTAGACTCAATGCCGATTATAGTGTATTCGACTATTGTGGTTGACAGCCTGGCAGATAGATTATCGGAGATAGGAGCGAATATGTATCTTCAGAAACCTTCATCGTTCCCACAACTAAAATCTCTGTTGGAACAATGTATTACTAGCGTATTACAAACCAAGGGGGAGGGAAAATATCCCGATCAATTCATTGTAAGAGAGGACCGATGA
- a CDS encoding PAS domain-containing protein — MIEKEKSAVPTFLRDGGEMGRLISAKDWTSHELGDPKNWPISLKVSLSNILKTSFPKFIWWGNDLFCFYNDAYRPSLGKDGKHPSILGERAQDAWAEIWDTIEPMINHVLSTGKSVWRENQLIPIYRNGRMENVYWTFSYSALMGDDEKINGVLVTCTETTQAVLNLQRLEESEDLLKFAVNAAELGTWDYNPITNKFLGNQRLKNWFGLAKNSEIDLSIAMEAIVPEDRNRVENAIQDALKGSNDGKYDIVYSIRNKNTNEKKIVRALGRSWFSDGGAAYRFNGTLQDVTAQEKSAEQLRKANQQIKDEKERFENIVHSAPAGIAIFKGPKVMVEMANPTFLEIIEKEHEQFVGRELDRIFPHIRPEIKSLFTEVFTKRKPVFGKEFFLPIRRKGKIENAYFNFILHPINDTFDDFLEIMLITHEVTEYVVARNALEEKEDQFKNLVLQSPVAKAIFRGNDLRIEMANNKMLDHFWGKTWKQVAGKRLIDVFPELNEQDYIRILRQVITTGKAVRDNDSKSIVIKAEKATVFYVNYVYLPLREMDGSVSGVMITVTDVTNEFLAKEKLINFSKELEDQVEQRTKLLNKANNDLESSIKQLEKANDELESFAYISSHDLQEPLRKIQMFISRISEHEADNLSQKGKVFFDKITESAKRMRRLIDDLLAFSKADNDGFEFEKTDLNTVMDRVLEDRFEHIELSGAKIDQTDLPSIYGVPFQMRQVFDNLIGNALKFAKEDVPPRIQISSEIATLQEIADLNLTQENRYIKVLIRDNGIGFPKGMEHKIFEVFQRTHNKSHYSGTGIGLAIVKKIIVAHNGAITASSEGKGAVFTIYFPEIASEFGISN; from the coding sequence ATGATTGAAAAAGAAAAGAGCGCTGTGCCGACCTTTTTAAGGGATGGCGGCGAAATGGGCAGGCTTATCAGCGCTAAGGACTGGACTTCGCATGAACTAGGGGACCCTAAGAATTGGCCTATTTCGTTAAAGGTTTCCCTGAGTAATATCCTAAAAACTTCATTCCCCAAGTTTATATGGTGGGGAAACGATTTGTTCTGTTTTTATAATGATGCCTATCGCCCCAGCCTCGGAAAAGATGGTAAACATCCATCTATTCTGGGCGAAAGAGCACAAGATGCCTGGGCAGAGATTTGGGATACGATCGAACCGATGATCAATCATGTTTTATCCACGGGCAAGTCAGTATGGAGAGAAAACCAGCTCATACCGATCTATCGCAATGGCCGAATGGAAAATGTCTATTGGACCTTTAGCTATAGTGCGTTAATGGGAGATGATGAAAAAATAAATGGCGTTCTGGTAACCTGTACCGAAACTACTCAAGCCGTTCTCAACCTCCAAAGGTTGGAAGAAAGTGAAGACCTGTTAAAATTTGCGGTGAATGCTGCAGAACTCGGAACCTGGGATTATAATCCCATAACCAATAAATTTCTAGGCAATCAACGGCTTAAAAATTGGTTTGGGTTGGCAAAAAACTCCGAAATAGATTTGTCGATTGCTATGGAAGCGATAGTTCCCGAAGACAGAAACCGCGTGGAAAATGCGATTCAAGATGCTTTGAAAGGCAGCAATGATGGGAAGTACGATATTGTTTATTCGATAAGGAACAAAAATACGAACGAGAAAAAAATTGTTCGTGCACTGGGCCGATCATGGTTTAGCGATGGAGGGGCAGCTTACCGGTTTAACGGAACCTTGCAGGATGTTACCGCGCAAGAAAAATCCGCCGAACAGCTAAGAAAGGCCAATCAACAGATTAAAGATGAAAAGGAAAGGTTTGAGAATATCGTCCATAGCGCCCCTGCCGGAATTGCGATATTCAAGGGACCAAAGGTTATGGTAGAAATGGCAAACCCCACCTTTTTGGAAATCATAGAAAAAGAACACGAACAATTTGTCGGTCGTGAGCTTGATAGGATATTTCCACACATTCGGCCTGAGATAAAATCGCTATTTACCGAGGTTTTTACCAAACGGAAACCGGTCTTTGGGAAAGAGTTCTTTTTGCCCATAAGACGAAAAGGGAAGATTGAGAACGCTTATTTCAATTTCATTTTACACCCTATTAACGATACTTTCGATGATTTTCTAGAGATCATGTTAATAACGCACGAGGTCACGGAATATGTAGTCGCTCGAAATGCACTGGAAGAAAAAGAGGATCAGTTCAAGAACTTGGTGTTGCAATCACCGGTGGCTAAGGCCATTTTTAGGGGTAATGATTTGCGTATCGAAATGGCCAATAATAAAATGCTGGATCATTTTTGGGGTAAGACCTGGAAGCAAGTCGCGGGTAAACGTCTTATCGATGTGTTCCCCGAACTCAATGAGCAAGATTACATCAGGATATTAAGACAGGTGATCACGACCGGCAAAGCAGTTCGAGACAATGATTCTAAATCGATAGTCATTAAAGCGGAGAAGGCGACCGTTTTTTATGTCAACTACGTCTATTTACCATTACGGGAGATGGACGGTTCAGTTTCTGGAGTGATGATAACGGTTACCGACGTGACCAACGAATTTTTGGCAAAAGAGAAATTAATCAATTTCTCCAAGGAACTGGAAGATCAGGTCGAGCAACGCACAAAACTCCTTAATAAGGCGAATAACGATTTAGAGAGTTCTATTAAGCAACTGGAAAAGGCCAATGACGAACTTGAATCGTTCGCCTATATATCAAGCCACGATTTGCAGGAACCACTGCGAAAAATTCAAATGTTCATATCACGTATCTCAGAGCATGAGGCCGACAACCTTTCACAAAAAGGCAAGGTCTTTTTTGATAAGATTACGGAATCCGCTAAAAGAATGCGTCGCTTGATAGATGATCTATTGGCCTTTTCCAAAGCGGACAACGACGGGTTTGAGTTCGAAAAAACCGATCTCAATACAGTAATGGACCGGGTATTGGAAGATCGCTTCGAACATATTGAGCTGTCTGGGGCCAAGATTGATCAGACCGATTTGCCCTCGATATATGGCGTACCTTTTCAAATGAGGCAAGTGTTCGACAATTTAATAGGGAACGCTCTGAAATTTGCAAAAGAAGATGTGCCCCCACGTATACAGATCTCATCAGAAATTGCGACTCTTCAAGAAATTGCGGATTTAAATCTTACCCAAGAGAATCGCTACATAAAGGTTCTGATTCGGGATAATGGAATTGGTTTTCCAAAAGGAATGGAACACAAGATTTTCGAGGTTTTTCAACGAACGCATAACAAGTCCCATTACAGTGGAACTGGAATAGGTTTAGCTATAGTTAAAAAAATAATCGTTGCCCATAATGGTGCAATAACAGCAAGTTCAGAAGGTAAGGGCGCAGTATTCACCATATATTTCCCCGAAATTGCTTCAGAATTTGGAATTTCAAATTAG
- a CDS encoding DUF6730 family protein has translation MGYKKLDEVMELLNDELAGFNRAVDRLERLTKNVDNINIKSDTSEIESILREHLAVEKGKMSKLNGSIQNIGERVSTASLIPKEKLWLHYSIWLVSLIIIGYLSFRISRIDDIREKAFAEGEQYTISSLRGYFDRNPEHYESYRKWAEVKDSVPNQK, from the coding sequence ATGGGATACAAAAAACTGGACGAGGTAATGGAACTGCTCAACGACGAGCTGGCCGGGTTCAACAGGGCCGTTGACAGGTTGGAGCGGCTGACCAAAAACGTGGACAATATCAATATCAAGTCCGATACCAGCGAAATAGAGTCCATACTCCGGGAGCATCTAGCCGTAGAGAAAGGCAAAATGTCTAAACTCAACGGCTCTATCCAAAATATCGGGGAACGGGTCTCCACGGCCAGCTTGATCCCGAAAGAAAAGCTTTGGCTGCACTATTCGATCTGGCTGGTTTCATTGATTATCATCGGCTATCTGTCTTTCAGGATATCACGAATAGACGATATTCGAGAAAAGGCGTTTGCCGAAGGGGAGCAATATACGATATCCAGCCTGCGGGGTTATTTTGACCGGAATCCCGAGCATTATGAATCGTACCGGAAATGGGCAGAAGTAAAAGATAGCGTACCAAATCAAAAGTAG